One part of the Astatotilapia calliptera chromosome 9, fAstCal1.2, whole genome shotgun sequence genome encodes these proteins:
- the LOC113029585 gene encoding clavesin-1-like produces the protein MMSHLHAGLSSETTEKARLELNENPDTLHQDIQQVRDMIVTRPDIGFLRTDDDFILRFLRARKFDQMETFRLLAQYFQFRQQNLDMFQSFKVDDPGIKRALTDGFPGVLETPDQHGRKILILFASNWDQSRNSFTDILRAILLSLEVLIENPELQINGFILIIDWSNFSFKQASKLTPNILKLAIEGLQDSFPARFGGIHFVNQPWYIHAMYTIIKPFLKDKTRKRIFLHGNNLNSLHQLIHPECLPSEFGGTLPPYDMGIWARTLLGPDYNDETEYTLTYDALHVRENCGGGGDKDMMKRSQSAVEPGTLRQTDRETSTPLLALD, from the exons ATGATGTCTCACCTACACGCCGGCCTGAGCTCGGAGACGACGGAGAAAGCTCGACTGGAGCTGAACGAGAACCCGGACACCCTGCACCAGGACATCCAGCAG GTTCGGGACATGATCGTGACGAGGCCAGACATCGGTTTCCTGCGGACGGACGACGACTTCATCCTTCGCTTCCTCCGAGCCAGAAAGTTCGACCAGATGGAAACCTTCAGGCTGCTGGCCCAGTACTTCCAGTTCAGACAGCAGAACCTCGACATGTTCCAGAGCTTCAAG GTGGATGACCCGGGCATTAAGCGAGCGCTGACGGACGGATTCCCGGGCGTGCTGGAGACTCCGGATCAGCACGGCCGGAAAATCCTCATCCTGTTTGCTTCCAACTGGGACCAGAGcag GAACTCCTTCACTGACATCCTGCGGGCCATCCTGCTCTCTCTGGAGGTCCTGATAGAAAACCCGGAGCTCCAGATCAATGGCTTCATCCTCATCATCGACTGGAGCAACTTCTCCTTCAAACAGGCGTCCAAGCTCACGCCCAACATCCTCAAACTGGCCATAGAAGGCCTCCAG GACAGTTTCCCGGCTCGCTTCGGAGGAATCCATTTTGTGAATCAGCCCTGGTACATTCACGCCATGTACACCATCATCAAGCCGTTCCTCAAAGACAAGACCAGGAAGAGG ATCTTCCTCCACGGCAACAACCTGAACTCGCTCCACCAGCTCATCCATCCCGAGTGTTTGCCGTCCGAGTTTGGTGGGACGCTGCCGCCGTACGATATGGGCATCTGGGCGCGAACGCTGCTGGGACCCGACTACAATGACGAGACCGAGTACACGCTCACCTACGACGCCCTGCACGTCAGGGAGAactgtggaggaggaggagacaagGACATGATGAAGAG GTCTCAGTCGGCGGTGGAACCAGGAACTCTGCGACAGACGGACAGAGAGACCAGCACACCGCTACTGGCCCTGGACTga
- the rmc1 gene encoding regulator of MON1-CCZ1 complex isoform X2: MDDKGEVKCIKFSIGNKILAVQRTSKSVDFINFIPDYPHTEFSQECKTKNASILGFCWTNWNEVVFITDQGIEFYQVFPDKRSLKLLKSQSINVNWYQYCPETAVILLSTTVQGNILQPFAFRNGTMSKMSKFEIELPVVPKPAKLSLSERDIAMATIYGQLYVMYLKHHSRTANSPSAEVVLYHLSREGSCKKSHVLKLNTTGKFALNIVDNLVVVHHQSSQTSLIFDIKLKEPDCALNIHQPVLPARSIHPYRIPLSGPAAVPSQPPVPCQLYSSSWSVFQPDIIISASEGYLWYLQVKLPPTVNLLQDKGKLMDFLLRRRECKMVILSVCSQILEVGEKGSLPVVATVFDKLNQVYKDYLEAEQSYTQAMESGPSRGSAAQKRPVRTQAVIDQSDMYTHVLSSFTERKGVSHKFIIAVLMEYIRSLNQFQITVQHYLYELVIKTLVQHNLFYMLHQFLQYHVLSDSKPLACLLLSLESTYPPAHQLSLDMLKRLSTANDEIIEVLLSKQQVLGALRFIRSVGGHDNASARKFLDAAQQTGDQMLFYTVFRSFQQRNQRLRGSPAFNPGEHCEEHVAHFKQLFGEQALMKPSTV; this comes from the exons ATGGACGATAAAGGAGAAGTAAAATGCATCAAGTTTTCCATCGGTAACAAGATCCTGGCTGTGCAGAGAACCTCCAAGTCTGTG GATTTCATCAACTTCATCCCCGACTACCCGCACACAGAGTTCAGTCAGGAGTGTAAG ACGAAGAACGCCAGCATTTTAGGTTTCTGTTGGACCAACTGGAACGAGGTCGTCTTCATAACCGACCAGGGAATCGAGTTTTACCAG GTGTTTCCAGACAAGCGCAGCCTGAAGCTGCTGAAGAGTCAGAGCATCAACGTGAACTGGTACCAGTACTGCCCCGAGACCGCCGTCATCCTGCTGTCCACCACCGTGCAGGGGAACATCCTGCAGCCCTTCGCCTTCAGG AACGGGACCATGTCCAAGATGTCCAAGTTTGAGATCGAGCTGCCGGTTGTCCCCAAACCCGCCAAACTCAGCCTGTCGGAGAGAGACATCGCCATGGCAACCAT CTATGGTCAGCTGTACGTGATGTACCTGAAGCATCACTCGAGGACGGCCAACAGTCCCAGTGCAGAGGTGGTGCTGTACCACCTGTCCAG GGAAGGTTCCTGTAAGAAGAGTCACGTGCTGAAGCTGAACACGACGGGCAAGTTCGCTCTGAACATCGTCGACAACCTGGTGGTGGTTCATCACCAGAGCTCGCAG ACCTCGCTGATCTTCGACATCAAGCTGAAGGAGCCCGACTGTGCCCTGAACATCCACCAGCCCGTCCTGCCCGCCAGGTCCATCCACCCCTACAGGATCCCGCTGTCAG GGCCGGCGGCCGTTCCTTCGCAGCCTCCGGTGCCGTGTCAGCTCT ACTCCTCCTCCTGGAGCGTCTTCCAGCCAGACATCATCATCAGCGCCAGCGAAG GTTACCTGTGGtacctgcaggtgaagctgccGCCCACAGTCAACCTGCTGCAGGACAAAGGCAAACTGATGGACTTCCTGTTACGGCGCAGAGAGTGCAAGATGGTCATCCTGTCGGTCTGCTCGCAGA TTCTGGAGGTCGGCGAGAAGGGAAGTCTTCCTGTTGTGGCGACCGTGTTTGACAAACTCAACCAGGTGTACAAAGATTACCTGGAGGCGGAGCAGAGCTACACTCAG GCGATGGAGTCCGGACCGAGCCGAGGAAGCGCCGCCCAGAAGCGTCCGGTCAGAACTCAGGCCGTCATCGACCAGTCGGACATGTACACGCACGTCCTGTCCTCGTTCACGGAGAGGAAG GGCGTCTCCCACAAGTTCATCATCGCCGTGCTGATGGAGTACATCCGCTCTCTGAACCAGTTCCAGATCACCGTCCAG CATTACCTGTACGAGCTGGTGATCAAGACGCTGGTGCAACACAACCTGTTCTACATGCTGCACCAGTTCCTGCAGTACCACGTCCTCAGCGACTCCAAACCTCTG GCgtgtttgctgctgtctctgGAGAGCACGTACCCACCCGCACACCAGCTGTCCCTGGACATGCTGAAG CGTCTGTCCACGGCCAACGACGAGATCATCGAGGTTCTGCTGTCGAAGCAGCAGGTTCTGGGTGCGCTCAGATTCATCCGCAGCGTCG GTGGCCACGACAACGCGTCTGCGCGGAAGTTCCTGGACGCGGCGCAGCAGACCGGAGACCAGATGCTGTTCTACACGGTGTTTAGGTCGTTCCAGCAGAGAAACCAGCGACTCAGGGGAAGCCCCGCCTTCAACCCAGGTGAGCACTGCGAGGAGCACGTGGCTCACTTCAAGCAGCTGTTTGGGGAGCAGGCGTTGATGAAGCCCTCCACCGTGTGA
- the riok3 gene encoding serine/threonine-protein kinase RIO3, translated as MDQSGVTAQTPKSPWGSAAPAAPACSLAEVMSEQLAKQLDEENAVFPALSDPAAELLPDEAPDTTSDLMLAQMLQMQFDREFDDQLRREEKKFNGDSKVSISFENYRMVHPYDDSDSSGDEVDWQDTRHDPYRADKPQTTPRKGFTGKGKNITTKHDEVTCGRKNTARMDNFAPEVHVGDGLGMDLKLSNQVFNSLKRHCYSEQRRSARLHEKKEHSTAEQAVDPRTRLLMYKMVNAGVLENINGCISTGKESVVFHADGGSLEEQPVPDEVVLKVFKTTLNEFKNRDRYIKDDYRFKDRFSKLNPRKIIRLWAEKEMHNLGRMKKAEIPCPEVVLLKKHILVMSFIGKDHVPAPKLKDAMLNSEDLKNAYYQVLHVMQQLYQECNLVHADLSEYNMLWHEGKVWLIDVSQSVEPTHPHGLEFLFRDCRNVSTFFQKRGVSEAMSTYDLFNAVTGLNIPVGAEDEAEFMAEIVALEKRNEDHIQKRGKKTFPVTSEDGGPPLEPDADD; from the exons atggATCAATCAGGAGTCACAGCGCAGACACCGAAG AGCCCGTGGGGTTCGGCGGCCCCGGCGGCTCCAGCCTGCTCTCTCGCTGAGGTGATGAGCGAACAGCTGGCGAAGCAGCTGGACGAGGAGAATGCCGTCTTCCCGGCGCTCTCTGA TCCTGCAGCCGAGCTGCTGCCCGACGAAGCCCCCGACACCACCAGCGACCTGATGCTCGCCCAGATGCTGCAGATGCAGTTCGACCGCGAGTTCGACGACCAGCTGCGGCGCGAGGAGAAGAAGTTCAACGGGGACAGCAAAG TGTCCATCTCCTTCGAGAACTACCGCATGGTTCATCCGTACGACGACAGCGACAGCTCCGGGGACGAGGTCGACTGGCAGGACACGAGACACGACCCCTACAGAGCCG ACAAACCTCAGACCACACCGAGGAAAGGCTTCACGGGGAAGGGGAAGAACATCACCACCAAACATGACGAAGTGACCTGCGGCCGCAAGAACACGGCACGCATGGACAAC TTTGCCCCGGAGGTCCACGTCGGTGACGGCCTGGGGATGGACCTGAAGCTGTCCAATCAGGTGTTTAACTCCCTGAAGCGGCACTGCTACAGCGAGCAGAGACGCAGCGCCAGGCTGCACGAGAAGAAGGAGCACTCCACCGCC GAGCAAGCCGTGGACCCTCGCACTCGCCTGCTGATGTACAAGATGGTGAACGCCGGCGTGCTGGAAAACATCAACGGCTGCATCAGCACCGGGAAGGAGTCTGTGGTGTTCCACGCCGACGGAGGGAG CCTGGAGGAGCAGCCCGTCCCAGACGAGGTGGTGCTGAAGGTGTTTAAAACGACGCTGAACGAGTTCAAGAACAGAGACCGCTACATCAAAGACGACTACCGCTTCAAGGACCGCTTCAGCAAACTGAACCCACGCAAGATCATCCGTCTGTGGGCCGAGAAGGAGATGCACAACCTGGGCAG GATGAAGAAGGCCGAGATCCCGTGCCCGGAGGTGGTCCTGCTGAAGAAACACATCCTGGTGATGTCGTTCATCGGCAAAGACCACGTCCCCGCCCCCAAACTCAAAGACGCCATGCTGAACTCAGAGGACCTGAAGAACGCCTACTACCAAGTCCTCCAC GTGATGCAGCAGCTGTATCAGGAGTGCAACCTGGTCCACGCCGACCTCAGCGAATACAACATGCTGTGGCACGAAGGGAAG GTGTGGCTGATTGACGTGAGTCAGTCCGTGGAGCCCACCCACCCCCACGGTCTGGAGTTCCTCTTCAGAGACTGCAGGAACGTTTCCACG TTCTTCCAGAAGAGAGGCGTGAGCGAGGCCATGAGCACCTATGACCTTTTCAACGCCGTGACCGGCCTGAACATCCCCGTGGGCGCCGAGGACGAGGCCGAGTTCATGGCAGAG ATCGTGGCGCTGGAGAAGAGGAACGAAGACCACATCCAGAAACGAGGCAAGAAAACCTTCCCGGTGACCTCGGAGGACGGCGGCCCCCCTTTAGAGCCCGACGCCGATGACTAA
- the rmc1 gene encoding regulator of MON1-CCZ1 complex isoform X1, whose translation MAEEHYLELSENPVQFEHASSVNNVFFDEANKQVFAVRSGGATGVVVKGPDDKSSVAFRMDDKGEVKCIKFSIGNKILAVQRTSKSVDFINFIPDYPHTEFSQECKTKNASILGFCWTNWNEVVFITDQGIEFYQVFPDKRSLKLLKSQSINVNWYQYCPETAVILLSTTVQGNILQPFAFRNGTMSKMSKFEIELPVVPKPAKLSLSERDIAMATIYGQLYVMYLKHHSRTANSPSAEVVLYHLSREGSCKKSHVLKLNTTGKFALNIVDNLVVVHHQSSQTSLIFDIKLKEPDCALNIHQPVLPARSIHPYRIPLSGPAAVPSQPPVPCQLYSSSWSVFQPDIIISASEGYLWYLQVKLPPTVNLLQDKGKLMDFLLRRRECKMVILSVCSQILEVGEKGSLPVVATVFDKLNQVYKDYLEAEQSYTQAMESGPSRGSAAQKRPVRTQAVIDQSDMYTHVLSSFTERKGVSHKFIIAVLMEYIRSLNQFQITVQHYLYELVIKTLVQHNLFYMLHQFLQYHVLSDSKPLACLLLSLESTYPPAHQLSLDMLKRLSTANDEIIEVLLSKQQVLGALRFIRSVGGHDNASARKFLDAAQQTGDQMLFYTVFRSFQQRNQRLRGSPAFNPGEHCEEHVAHFKQLFGEQALMKPSTV comes from the exons ATGGCCGAGGAGCATTACCTGGAGCTGAGCGAGAACCCCGTGCAGTTCGAACATGCCTCGAGCGTCAACAACGTCTTCTTCGACGAGGCCAACAAGCAG gTGTTCGCAGTGCGTTCAGGTGGAGCCACCGGGGTGGTGGTTAAAGGTCCTGATGACAAGAGCAGCGTCGCCTTCAG GATGGACGATAAAGGAGAAGTAAAATGCATCAAGTTTTCCATCGGTAACAAGATCCTGGCTGTGCAGAGAACCTCCAAGTCTGTG GATTTCATCAACTTCATCCCCGACTACCCGCACACAGAGTTCAGTCAGGAGTGTAAG ACGAAGAACGCCAGCATTTTAGGTTTCTGTTGGACCAACTGGAACGAGGTCGTCTTCATAACCGACCAGGGAATCGAGTTTTACCAG GTGTTTCCAGACAAGCGCAGCCTGAAGCTGCTGAAGAGTCAGAGCATCAACGTGAACTGGTACCAGTACTGCCCCGAGACCGCCGTCATCCTGCTGTCCACCACCGTGCAGGGGAACATCCTGCAGCCCTTCGCCTTCAGG AACGGGACCATGTCCAAGATGTCCAAGTTTGAGATCGAGCTGCCGGTTGTCCCCAAACCCGCCAAACTCAGCCTGTCGGAGAGAGACATCGCCATGGCAACCAT CTATGGTCAGCTGTACGTGATGTACCTGAAGCATCACTCGAGGACGGCCAACAGTCCCAGTGCAGAGGTGGTGCTGTACCACCTGTCCAG GGAAGGTTCCTGTAAGAAGAGTCACGTGCTGAAGCTGAACACGACGGGCAAGTTCGCTCTGAACATCGTCGACAACCTGGTGGTGGTTCATCACCAGAGCTCGCAG ACCTCGCTGATCTTCGACATCAAGCTGAAGGAGCCCGACTGTGCCCTGAACATCCACCAGCCCGTCCTGCCCGCCAGGTCCATCCACCCCTACAGGATCCCGCTGTCAG GGCCGGCGGCCGTTCCTTCGCAGCCTCCGGTGCCGTGTCAGCTCT ACTCCTCCTCCTGGAGCGTCTTCCAGCCAGACATCATCATCAGCGCCAGCGAAG GTTACCTGTGGtacctgcaggtgaagctgccGCCCACAGTCAACCTGCTGCAGGACAAAGGCAAACTGATGGACTTCCTGTTACGGCGCAGAGAGTGCAAGATGGTCATCCTGTCGGTCTGCTCGCAGA TTCTGGAGGTCGGCGAGAAGGGAAGTCTTCCTGTTGTGGCGACCGTGTTTGACAAACTCAACCAGGTGTACAAAGATTACCTGGAGGCGGAGCAGAGCTACACTCAG GCGATGGAGTCCGGACCGAGCCGAGGAAGCGCCGCCCAGAAGCGTCCGGTCAGAACTCAGGCCGTCATCGACCAGTCGGACATGTACACGCACGTCCTGTCCTCGTTCACGGAGAGGAAG GGCGTCTCCCACAAGTTCATCATCGCCGTGCTGATGGAGTACATCCGCTCTCTGAACCAGTTCCAGATCACCGTCCAG CATTACCTGTACGAGCTGGTGATCAAGACGCTGGTGCAACACAACCTGTTCTACATGCTGCACCAGTTCCTGCAGTACCACGTCCTCAGCGACTCCAAACCTCTG GCgtgtttgctgctgtctctgGAGAGCACGTACCCACCCGCACACCAGCTGTCCCTGGACATGCTGAAG CGTCTGTCCACGGCCAACGACGAGATCATCGAGGTTCTGCTGTCGAAGCAGCAGGTTCTGGGTGCGCTCAGATTCATCCGCAGCGTCG GTGGCCACGACAACGCGTCTGCGCGGAAGTTCCTGGACGCGGCGCAGCAGACCGGAGACCAGATGCTGTTCTACACGGTGTTTAGGTCGTTCCAGCAGAGAAACCAGCGACTCAGGGGAAGCCCCGCCTTCAACCCAGGTGAGCACTGCGAGGAGCACGTGGCTCACTTCAAGCAGCTGTTTGGGGAGCAGGCGTTGATGAAGCCCTCCACCGTGTGA